Proteins encoded within one genomic window of Cytophagales bacterium:
- a CDS encoding HNH endonuclease signature motif containing protein, with amino-acid sequence MSDYTEKEIEEIWKKAEPAGSPDPINLRTDPCGAWIKKDQYGEKTEYGWSVDHAFPKKNGGTDDLENLRPMQHKNNSSKGYDYPAYVCAITSKGSKNIERDKRLRISDSLQKTLKDLGMS; translated from the coding sequence GTGTCAGATTATACTGAAAAAGAAATCGAAGAAATTTGGAAAAAGGCAGAACCAGCAGGGAGCCCTGACCCGATTAATTTGAGAACCGACCCATGCGGTGCTTGGATAAAAAAAGATCAATATGGTGAAAAAACAGAATACGGATGGAGCGTCGATCATGCATTTCCTAAAAAAAACGGTGGCACGGATGACTTAGAAAACCTTCGACCAATGCAACACAAGAATAACTCAAGTAAAGGCTATGATTACCCTGCTTATGTTTGTGCAATCACCTCAAAAGGCAGTAAAAACATTGAGCGGGACAAAAGGCTGAGGATAAGCGATAGCCTACAAAAGACGCTGAAAGACTTAGGAATGAGCTGA
- a CDS encoding helix-turn-helix domain-containing protein, which produces MEVICLEEDAFFALVERVVDRLEEKRTFAPDTWIDGTEAMRMLGIKALSTLQGLRDEGKIRFTKPSKKIILYDRNSINEYLDQYAKDTF; this is translated from the coding sequence ATGGAAGTCATTTGCTTAGAAGAAGATGCTTTTTTCGCGCTTGTCGAGCGTGTGGTTGATCGTTTGGAAGAAAAGAGAACATTTGCGCCAGATACTTGGATTGATGGTACAGAAGCCATGAGAATGCTTGGAATAAAGGCCCTCTCTACTCTCCAAGGGTTACGAGACGAAGGGAAAATCAGGTTTACAAAACCTAGTAAAAAAATCATTCTTTATGATCGTAATTCGATTAACGAATATTTAGACCAATATGCAAAAGATACATTTTAG
- a CDS encoding recombinase family protein — protein sequence MKKRVAIYLRVSTPRQAKQDISIPDQRNQARSHCNAKGWDIVREFIEPGKSATDDRRPIFQKMISEACSNNHPFDVILVYSYSRFFRDAVDSGVYRRKLEKYNVSVDSITQDFGDGHDGELLKQIIAAVDEHASKENGKNVLSRMIENAKQGFWNGAVPPFGFKTIVAEVRGDTKKKKLAINPKEADVVKTIYKLYLTGEADSGAMGIRAITSWLNERGYRKKNGKLFYANNVHTILTSPIYSGTYLFNTKCAKTGNLKPRSDWVTIKCPAIVDKELFEKVQNLLKQKQSNVTPTRNHSACTLLSGIAKCAKCQCNYMLMTSGKGKQYRYYKPSHKVRSGYNSCDCRNIPMQYLDDLVMDQVIDKMLNVDFIKAIIKELSEAQKNHCPSIQTDLQLLRKEMRETEKRLNNLYETLAEGKVKDFETFNEFIDKENLRFQDLRQQIKIKQQQQSRVYNFSNTQIDRFTRKFKDSLRNGPVEFKKQRLQEIVSEIEIEQDKILIKASKPVLAEIMLNMKKGENSEVRISERKWWAIPDTDTQIILQIDLSRKY from the coding sequence ATGAAGAAACGAGTAGCCATTTACCTACGAGTATCAACACCAAGACAAGCAAAACAGGATATTTCAATCCCAGATCAACGAAATCAAGCACGAAGCCATTGTAATGCAAAAGGCTGGGATATTGTAAGAGAATTTATCGAGCCAGGTAAAAGCGCTACGGACGATAGGCGTCCCATATTTCAAAAGATGATTTCAGAAGCGTGCAGTAATAACCACCCTTTTGATGTTATTCTAGTTTACTCATATTCAAGGTTTTTTCGTGATGCAGTTGATTCCGGTGTATATCGCCGTAAGCTGGAAAAGTATAATGTAAGCGTTGATTCTATTACACAGGACTTTGGTGATGGGCATGATGGTGAACTGCTTAAACAAATTATTGCCGCAGTTGATGAGCACGCCAGTAAGGAAAATGGAAAAAATGTGCTTAGCCGCATGATAGAGAACGCAAAGCAAGGGTTTTGGAACGGTGCCGTTCCTCCTTTTGGGTTCAAAACTATAGTCGCTGAGGTTCGAGGTGATACGAAAAAGAAAAAGTTAGCAATTAATCCTAAAGAAGCCGACGTCGTCAAAACCATTTATAAACTTTACCTAACGGGCGAAGCTGATTCCGGTGCGATGGGAATAAGAGCCATCACATCTTGGCTTAATGAGCGAGGCTATAGGAAAAAGAATGGAAAGCTTTTCTACGCCAATAACGTTCATACTATTCTTACGAGTCCCATTTATTCTGGCACGTATTTGTTTAATACTAAGTGTGCTAAAACAGGAAATCTTAAACCTCGCTCTGATTGGGTTACGATAAAGTGTCCTGCCATTGTGGATAAGGAACTATTTGAAAAGGTCCAAAATCTTTTAAAACAGAAGCAATCAAATGTTACCCCAACTCGAAACCATTCAGCGTGTACATTATTGAGCGGTATTGCCAAATGTGCCAAGTGTCAATGCAATTATATGCTAATGACATCTGGTAAAGGGAAGCAGTACCGGTATTATAAACCCTCTCATAAGGTCCGATCAGGCTATAACAGCTGTGATTGTCGTAACATTCCTATGCAGTACTTGGATGACTTAGTTATGGACCAAGTTATTGATAAGATGCTGAATGTTGATTTCATAAAAGCAATCATCAAGGAGCTATCTGAAGCTCAAAAAAATCACTGCCCCTCTATTCAAACAGATTTGCAACTTCTAAGAAAAGAAATGCGAGAAACCGAAAAACGTTTAAATAACCTTTATGAGACACTTGCTGAAGGTAAGGTTAAGGATTTTGAAACCTTCAATGAGTTTATCGATAAGGAAAACTTACGTTTTCAGGATTTAAGGCAGCAAATTAAAATTAAACAACAACAGCAGAGTCGAGTTTATAATTTTTCAAATACCCAAATTGATCGTTTCACAAGAAAATTTAAGGACTCTCTAAGAAATGGTCCAGTGGAATTCAAAAAACAGAGACTGCAGGAAATTGTAAGTGAGATTGAAATTGAACAAGATAAAATTCTAATCAAAGCATCTAAACCCGTACTTGCCGAGATTATGCTTAACATGAAAAAAGGAGAGAATAGTGAGGTTCGTATTTCGGAACGAAAATGGTGGGCCATTCCAGATACAGATACGCAAATCATATTACAAATCGATTTGTCTAGAAAGTATTAA
- a CDS encoding site-specific integrase → MYKYSLSLHDKTGQRKYLNQKERLRFLEVTKQQLIEVKLFCQLIFYTGARISEIHNLKKDSIDLSNGTVVVETLKKRQKGIFREIPIPDYLLKDLKCFIDGLKPEESLWWFSLRTASRRIKDCMEAANIKGVRSSAKGLRHGFAVHAVSTVPLTLVKKWLGHSRLETTEIYLDIVGVEERDIARRFWEF, encoded by the coding sequence ATGTATAAATACTCACTATCACTACACGACAAGACTGGTCAACGAAAATATCTCAATCAGAAAGAGCGCCTGAGGTTCTTAGAAGTTACCAAACAGCAATTGATTGAAGTCAAACTTTTCTGTCAATTAATCTTTTATACAGGGGCTCGCATTTCAGAGATTCACAATTTGAAAAAAGATAGTATTGACCTGTCAAATGGCACTGTAGTTGTTGAAACCCTTAAAAAACGCCAGAAAGGTATCTTTCGAGAAATTCCAATTCCAGATTACCTACTAAAGGATTTGAAATGCTTTATTGATGGATTAAAGCCAGAAGAAAGCTTATGGTGGTTTTCTCTTCGTACAGCATCTAGACGAATAAAAGACTGCATGGAAGCCGCCAATATTAAAGGGGTACGGAGTTCTGCCAAGGGCTTACGACATGGTTTTGCCGTTCATGCAGTTTCAACAGTCCCATTAACCCTTGTAAAGAAATGGCTCGGCCATAGTAGATTAGAAACGACTGAAATATATCTTGATATTGTTGGTGTTGAAGAGCGGGACATCGCTAGAAGATTTTGGGAATTTTAG
- a CDS encoding JAB domain-containing protein, with product MFDLTKEFEEVRLVYKNKIKAQYRPMVRQPKEAQVILRQHWDESQIELVEEAKLLLLDRDKRLMSIAELAKGGTSSVIIDPKIVFAIALKRRASGIIVAHNHPSGQLKPSDADMRLTRDLQSAGRFLGIQMIDHIIMTRDGYHSMLSNDF from the coding sequence ATGTTTGACCTTACTAAGGAATTCGAAGAAGTCCGCCTTGTTTATAAGAATAAAATCAAAGCCCAATACCGTCCCATGGTTCGTCAGCCTAAAGAAGCTCAGGTCATATTAAGACAACATTGGGATGAATCTCAGATTGAACTTGTAGAGGAAGCGAAGCTCTTGCTCCTTGACCGAGATAAGCGATTAATGTCGATTGCAGAGCTTGCAAAAGGAGGAACCTCCAGTGTGATTATTGATCCCAAAATTGTATTTGCTATCGCTCTGAAAAGACGAGCTAGTGGAATAATTGTAGCCCACAATCATCCAAGCGGTCAGTTGAAGCCTAGTGATGCGGATATGAGATTAACAAGAGACCTACAATCTGCAGGACGATTTCTGGGTATCCAAATGATCGATCATATAATAATGACCAGAGATGGGTATCACTCCATGCTCTCAAATGATTTTTAG